In Penaeus chinensis breed Huanghai No. 1 chromosome 11, ASM1920278v2, whole genome shotgun sequence, a genomic segment contains:
- the LOC125030557 gene encoding uncharacterized protein C9E9.15-like isoform X2 — translation MMYDFRTMQSLDNWKESSDTVREPGMSKAVFTLQKSKLFQRAVFFSMLNPQPNGAGFAGTYTNDGWDLSKQSALEMKVRGQGDNYVYKVNFQHKGQEPSVYPSYEIFFTVPENKWTTISLPFIEFKPYYRGALVPDAEPLDTSDITRTTIQIPGGVYSDFKQSGTSSLEIDYIQAV, via the exons ATGATGTATGATTTTCGTACCATGCAGTCTCTGGACAATTGGAAAGAATCTTCAGACACTGTCAGGGAACCGGGGATGTCAAAAGCTGTTTTTACTTTGCAG AAATCAAAGTTATTTCAGCGAGCTGTGTTCTTCTCCATGCTCAATCCTCAGCCAAATGGAGCTGGCTTTGCAGGGACTTACACAAACGACGGATGGGATTTAAGCAAACAATCAGCTCTTGAAATGAAAGTTCGTGGCCAAGGAGATAACTACGTCTACAAAGTGAACTTTCAACATAAAGGACAAGAACCTAGTGTATACCCCTCTTATGAAATTTTCTTCACA GTTCCAGAGAACAAGTGGACCACTATCTCCCTGCCATTTATTGAGTTTAAGCCATACTACCGTGGTGCTCTTGTTCCTGACGCAGAACCTCTTGACACATCGGATATAACGAGAACTACCATTCAGATTCCTGGTGGTGTTTATAGCGACTTTAAACAGAGTGGTACAAGCTCGCTGGAGATTGATTATATTCAGGCTGTTTGA
- the LOC125030557 gene encoding uncharacterized protein C9E9.15-like isoform X1, which translates to MSSCTMMKMTGILLGASVGLSLAYHSSSYNVNADAPKMMYDFRTMQSLDNWKESSDTVREPGMSKAVFTLQKSKLFQRAVFFSMLNPQPNGAGFAGTYTNDGWDLSKQSALEMKVRGQGDNYVYKVNFQHKGQEPSVYPSYEIFFTVPENKWTTISLPFIEFKPYYRGALVPDAEPLDTSDITRTTIQIPGGVYSDFKQSGTSSLEIDYIQAV; encoded by the exons ATGTCTTCCTgcacaatgatgaagatgactggAATCCTGCTAGGGGCATCTGTTGGCCTTAGCTTAGCCTACCACAGTTCTTCATATAA TGTTAATGCAGATGCTCCAAAGATGATGTATGATTTTCGTACCATGCAGTCTCTGGACAATTGGAAAGAATCTTCAGACACTGTCAGGGAACCGGGGATGTCAAAAGCTGTTTTTACTTTGCAG AAATCAAAGTTATTTCAGCGAGCTGTGTTCTTCTCCATGCTCAATCCTCAGCCAAATGGAGCTGGCTTTGCAGGGACTTACACAAACGACGGATGGGATTTAAGCAAACAATCAGCTCTTGAAATGAAAGTTCGTGGCCAAGGAGATAACTACGTCTACAAAGTGAACTTTCAACATAAAGGACAAGAACCTAGTGTATACCCCTCTTATGAAATTTTCTTCACA GTTCCAGAGAACAAGTGGACCACTATCTCCCTGCCATTTATTGAGTTTAAGCCATACTACCGTGGTGCTCTTGTTCCTGACGCAGAACCTCTTGACACATCGGATATAACGAGAACTACCATTCAGATTCCTGGTGGTGTTTATAGCGACTTTAAACAGAGTGGTACAAGCTCGCTGGAGATTGATTATATTCAGGCTGTTTGA